Proteins encoded within one genomic window of Pedobacter africanus:
- a CDS encoding P-loop NTPase fold protein, producing the protein MRKRISNIIIESNDLQQVFFDHLSEEVNSRILVSGPFGSGKSTFLRDFFAKYSHKYNTFNLYPVHYSVATNQDIFELIKFDIIAELLVNYKDDVETLKSQEFSLALRLQAFLLHNNSVNINSLLKPLIAAMSGIGKPVHEVLESVDKLGVEFKDYSDKVENVNEMTIKQYLKQFDKLKGSIREMDDVSIIISNCLADLRGKKEGSQNVLVIDDLDRLDPDHIFRLFNIFSAHFDSINEKNKFGFDKVVFVCDIDNVRKMYQHRYGKDVDYGGYMNKFYSVKPFVLDTKEVIKRKLNEFFNSKRWITDSSIKEHIGHSEFKRSLNFILSALIDKGLLTLRNLDHSPHFVFDQSRHISFAGDLSRTYPAFLFDFIILIEYLKTLFPDNQTLLMNLLMLSESYSADYNPEVNKHIYEKGAIDLYIASVCLTFLLSSNKLANNRDSSENSYYYPFTDKCYIYYRVEARSNYNKPIATKFGTRPGHGGPDVEFNIFHILYETLKKCMGDGMIV; encoded by the coding sequence ATGCGAAAAAGAATATCTAATATAATTATAGAATCGAATGACCTACAGCAAGTTTTTTTTGACCACTTGTCTGAAGAAGTTAATTCTAGAATTTTGGTTTCAGGGCCATTTGGTTCAGGAAAATCAACTTTTTTGAGAGATTTTTTTGCTAAGTATAGCCACAAATACAATACGTTTAATTTATATCCGGTTCACTACTCGGTGGCTACTAACCAGGATATTTTTGAACTGATCAAATTTGACATCATAGCAGAACTACTTGTAAATTATAAAGATGATGTTGAAACTTTGAAGAGCCAGGAGTTTTCGCTAGCGCTTAGACTCCAAGCCTTTTTATTGCATAATAATTCTGTTAATATTAACAGTTTGCTTAAGCCATTAATAGCAGCAATGAGCGGTATTGGTAAGCCTGTTCACGAGGTACTAGAAAGCGTGGATAAGCTAGGGGTTGAATTTAAGGATTATTCGGACAAGGTAGAGAACGTTAATGAAATGACGATAAAACAATACCTGAAACAGTTCGATAAATTAAAGGGGAGTATTCGTGAAATGGATGACGTTTCTATCATCATAAGTAACTGCCTAGCTGACTTGCGAGGGAAAAAAGAAGGCAGCCAAAATGTGTTGGTTATTGATGATTTGGATAGGCTAGATCCTGACCATATTTTTAGGTTGTTTAACATTTTTAGCGCTCATTTTGATTCAATAAACGAAAAAAATAAGTTTGGTTTTGACAAGGTGGTATTTGTATGTGACATTGATAATGTGAGAAAGATGTATCAACATAGGTATGGGAAGGATGTAGATTACGGGGGCTATATGAATAAATTTTACTCCGTTAAGCCATTTGTTTTAGATACCAAAGAAGTGATTAAACGGAAGCTGAATGAGTTTTTTAACTCAAAGCGGTGGATTACTGATTCATCCATAAAAGAGCATATAGGTCATTCAGAATTTAAGCGTAGTTTGAATTTCATTCTTTCTGCATTAATTGATAAAGGCCTGTTAACCTTACGTAACCTGGACCATTCACCGCATTTTGTATTTGACCAAAGCAGGCACATCTCTTTTGCCGGAGATCTTTCCCGAACTTATCCGGCTTTTTTGTTTGATTTTATAATTTTGATAGAATATTTAAAGACCTTGTTTCCTGATAACCAAACGCTATTAATGAACTTGTTGATGTTGTCGGAGAGTTATTCTGCAGATTATAACCCGGAAGTAAACAAACATATTTATGAGAAGGGGGCAATTGACTTATATATAGCAAGCGTATGTCTAACTTTTCTCCTGTCGTCAAACAAACTTGCGAATAATAGAGATAGCAGCGAAAATAGTTATTACTACCCATTTACGGATAAATGTTATATTTACTATCGAGTGGAGGCTCGTTCAAATTATAACAAACCGATTGCTACAAAGTTTGGGACGAGACCTGGTCATGGTGGGCCGGATGTAGAATTCAATATTTTTCATATTTTATATGAAACGTTAAAAAAGTGTATGGGAGATGGGATGATTGTTTGA
- a CDS encoding helix-turn-helix transcriptional regulator encodes MMKMTIGEKMARLREQAGKTAEELADYMKMNVETYVKMEDDFIYPNDNQITRLGKFYGMSYQEVLDVGEE; translated from the coding sequence ATGATGAAGATGACCATAGGCGAGAAGATGGCCAGGCTACGGGAACAAGCCGGTAAAACCGCAGAGGAGCTTGCAGACTATATGAAAATGAATGTAGAAACGTACGTTAAGATGGAAGACGATTTTATATATCCTAACGATAACCAGATTACCAGACTGGGGAAGTTTTATGGGATGAGCTATCAGGAAGTGCTGGATGTTGGAGAGGAATGA
- a CDS encoding aminotransferase class I/II-fold pyridoxal phosphate-dependent enzyme, with the protein MNIPYLDFPNASFKDYEYIPGQNFYQWARHFAAYVDNWRSRGHWNYRQECLSGCGSEVLLNLDGKGPKNYVAMVFSDYLGHAIHPKVIAKGVEYMQKYGMGVAASPAIGGHMDFHRELEEKTAAFFRRQAAILFTTGYTANTATIMALLKGDRAIAIVDASIHASMYEGIRGIKYVPFYHNNMESLERKLKENCGRYDTMMVIVDGVYSQPADICPLKDVVFLCKKYGAKLAMDDAHGVGVLGETGRGVIELYDAWQDVDVITGTFSKTFGHVGGYVVGDEELITYLKYQAGQHIFSVAPTPAAACLLKSIDLIDEEPQNRLKLWVNIRHLKDGLHSMGFDTGTSASAIVPVKTGNAAMNAEICKWLLYAGVYTNQIGYPAVPKKHAVIRQSVMATHDIPQMDRVLEGWAYVKKKLGTNNCK; encoded by the coding sequence ATGAACATACCTTATTTAGATTTTCCGAATGCGAGTTTTAAAGATTACGAATACATACCCGGGCAGAATTTTTACCAGTGGGCCCGGCACTTTGCCGCATATGTAGACAACTGGCGCAGCCGGGGGCATTGGAACTACCGCCAGGAATGTTTAAGCGGATGCGGGTCCGAAGTGCTGCTAAACCTGGATGGCAAAGGCCCCAAAAACTATGTGGCCATGGTATTTAGTGATTACCTGGGCCATGCCATCCACCCGAAGGTAATAGCAAAGGGGGTTGAGTATATGCAAAAATATGGGATGGGCGTAGCCGCCAGTCCTGCCATAGGCGGACATATGGATTTCCATAGGGAACTGGAAGAAAAGACAGCCGCATTTTTTAGGCGCCAGGCGGCCATATTGTTTACTACCGGCTATACCGCCAACACGGCCACCATAATGGCCTTGCTAAAAGGGGATAGGGCCATTGCTATAGTAGATGCCAGTATACATGCCAGCATGTACGAGGGCATAAGGGGAATAAAATATGTGCCTTTTTACCACAACAATATGGAGAGCCTGGAACGCAAGCTGAAAGAGAACTGCGGCAGGTACGATACCATGATGGTGATAGTAGACGGGGTGTACAGCCAGCCTGCAGATATTTGCCCGCTTAAGGATGTGGTTTTCCTTTGTAAAAAGTATGGTGCCAAACTGGCGATGGACGATGCGCATGGCGTTGGGGTACTGGGCGAAACCGGCCGGGGCGTAATAGAGCTGTATGATGCCTGGCAGGATGTAGATGTGATTACCGGCACCTTTAGCAAAACCTTTGGCCATGTTGGGGGCTATGTGGTGGGTGATGAAGAGCTGATTACTTACCTGAAGTACCAGGCCGGGCAGCACATATTTTCGGTAGCGCCAACACCGGCGGCGGCCTGTTTGCTGAAAAGCATAGACCTGATTGATGAAGAGCCCCAAAACCGGCTAAAGCTCTGGGTAAACATCCGTCACCTCAAGGATGGGCTGCACAGCATGGGCTTTGATACCGGAACTTCGGCCAGCGCCATAGTGCCGGTAAAAACAGGCAACGCGGCCATGAATGCAGAGATATGCAAATGGCTGCTCTATGCCGGGGTGTACACCAACCAGATCGGTTACCCTGCGGTACCTAAAAAACACGCGGTAATACGCCAGAGCGTAATGGCCACGCACGATATACCACAGATGGACCGGGTGCTGGAAGGCTGGGCATATGTGAAAAAGAAATTGGGAACTAACAATTGTAAGTAA
- a CDS encoding alpha-L-arabinofuranosidase C-terminal domain-containing protein, translating into MKRLLLILLLALPFFTKAQNYIVNLNKVKAKIQPTMWGLFFEDINRGADGGLYAELVKNRSFDFPDAFMGWKTVPSRQSYGRNEVFQIINQATVNADNPKYLQVTVTKPENVLLQNEGFGGVTVKKGLGYKVGLRVRQHIEGLKVKVEIVNSKGSVVGSAVQEVSRDARNDAGFKLLEGTITPTDTTVNGRLVLRFEGTGKMDIDRVSLMPTDTWKGSAQNMRADLVQKLADIKPGFMRFPGGCIVEGDDLTTRYQWKKTIGPLEQRKLISNQWKDGGASGRAMPDYFQSYGLGFMEYFQLCADMKCEPMPILNCGLSCQFGAGEVVAADEMDEYVQDAMDLIEFANGAVSTAWGKRRAELGHPEPFNMKLLGIGNENWGPQYVERLELFTKAIKARYPNIQLITSTGYTPNPQFKYMDSVLRKMKVDIIDEHYYQTPNWFLMNAGKYDSYDRKGPKIFIGEYACHSIRIGNPGNKNTMLCALAEAAWMTGLERNADVVTMAAYAPLFAHVNDWQWTPNLIWFDNVSSYATPSYYVQQLFADNAGTEVLPLTVNGESIAGQDSVWASAAVDRKAGELILKMVNPSGTTKLKVIEAAGLKAAAKGTMTVLKGDLNAVNSIEMPELVKPVTSAFVAKGKKLEVKLEPHSFTVLRLKMK; encoded by the coding sequence ATGAAACGACTATTGCTGATCCTGTTATTAGCCCTTCCTTTTTTTACAAAAGCCCAGAATTATATTGTAAACCTGAACAAGGTTAAAGCGAAAATACAGCCTACCATGTGGGGCCTGTTTTTTGAAGACATTAACCGTGGTGCCGATGGGGGTTTATATGCCGAACTGGTGAAGAACCGCTCGTTTGATTTTCCGGATGCTTTTATGGGCTGGAAAACGGTGCCTTCCAGGCAAAGTTATGGCCGGAACGAAGTGTTCCAGATCATTAACCAGGCTACGGTAAATGCGGATAACCCGAAGTATTTACAGGTAACGGTAACAAAGCCAGAAAATGTGTTGCTGCAGAATGAGGGATTTGGCGGGGTAACGGTGAAGAAAGGCTTGGGGTATAAGGTTGGTTTGCGTGTTAGACAGCATATTGAGGGGTTGAAGGTGAAGGTTGAAATTGTTAATAGCAAGGGTAGTGTTGTAGGGAGCGCAGTTCAAGAGGTTTCTCGAGATGCTCGAAATGACGCTGGATTTAAGCTGCTGGAAGGCACCATTACGCCAACTGATACCACGGTAAATGGCAGGCTGGTGCTGCGGTTTGAGGGAACGGGAAAAATGGATATAGATAGGGTAAGTTTGATGCCAACAGATACCTGGAAAGGTTCCGCACAAAACATGCGTGCCGACCTGGTACAGAAGCTGGCAGACATTAAACCTGGTTTTATGCGCTTTCCGGGCGGTTGTATTGTAGAAGGTGATGACCTGACTACCCGCTACCAATGGAAAAAAACAATCGGGCCTTTGGAACAAAGAAAACTGATATCCAACCAATGGAAAGATGGCGGGGCATCGGGCAGGGCCATGCCGGATTATTTTCAGAGCTATGGCCTGGGCTTTATGGAGTATTTCCAATTGTGTGCTGATATGAAATGTGAGCCTATGCCCATACTAAACTGTGGCCTGAGCTGCCAGTTTGGGGCCGGTGAGGTGGTGGCTGCTGATGAGATGGATGAATATGTACAGGATGCAATGGATTTGATTGAGTTTGCCAATGGTGCGGTAAGTACTGCCTGGGGAAAACGGCGAGCAGAATTGGGGCATCCGGAACCTTTTAATATGAAACTACTGGGTATTGGCAACGAAAACTGGGGCCCGCAATATGTAGAGCGCCTGGAATTGTTTACCAAAGCTATAAAAGCCCGTTATCCTAATATACAATTGATTACCAGCACCGGTTATACGCCTAACCCCCAGTTTAAATACATGGATTCGGTATTGCGCAAAATGAAGGTGGATATTATTGACGAGCATTATTACCAAACGCCCAACTGGTTTTTGATGAATGCAGGCAAGTACGACAGTTACGACCGCAAAGGACCAAAGATCTTTATTGGTGAATATGCCTGCCATAGCATCCGGATTGGCAATCCGGGCAATAAAAATACAATGTTATGTGCATTGGCCGAAGCGGCCTGGATGACAGGCCTGGAACGGAATGCAGATGTGGTAACCATGGCTGCTTATGCACCATTATTTGCCCATGTAAACGACTGGCAATGGACACCCAACCTGATCTGGTTTGACAATGTTTCATCTTATGCCACACCGAGTTATTATGTGCAGCAGTTGTTTGCTGATAATGCCGGAACGGAGGTGCTGCCCTTAACTGTTAACGGGGAAAGCATTGCCGGGCAGGACAGTGTTTGGGCCAGTGCCGCGGTTGACCGCAAGGCTGGAGAGCTGATCTTGAAAATGGTAAACCCATCAGGGACTACTAAACTGAAAGTTATTGAGGCAGCTGGTTTGAAAGCAGCTGCTAAAGGTACAATGACAGTGCTAAAGGGGGATTTGAATGCGGTAAACAGCATTGAAATGCCAGAACTGGTAAAGCCTGTAACATCAGCCTTTGTGGCTAAAGGAAAAAAGCTGGAGGTAAAACTGGAACCGCATTCTTTTACGGTGCTGCGGCTGAAAATGAAATAA
- a CDS encoding helix-turn-helix domain-containing protein, producing the protein MAVKKKVLETLTPEEIAESYVLPSHLTEKEREGAEAEFIATINKRRSLHNPTLNLKFRLLQFKLLIEDYISGNHYNPDYNFGYFLKLYMEIINKTQQDFANDIDISKYQLNHYCHNRREPNDSIMIRLEIHSNNAIPAVSWLKVVEKQKEHWLNTNQLLRKSETKHVSNRLQVIL; encoded by the coding sequence ATGGCAGTTAAAAAGAAAGTTTTAGAGACCTTGACTCCTGAAGAGATTGCTGAGTCATACGTATTACCTTCTCACCTAACGGAAAAGGAACGTGAAGGGGCCGAGGCTGAATTTATCGCAACCATTAATAAACGCAGGTCCTTACACAATCCTACGTTAAACCTTAAATTCAGGTTACTTCAATTTAAACTTCTGATAGAAGATTACATTTCCGGAAATCATTATAACCCTGACTATAACTTCGGTTATTTTTTGAAGTTGTATATGGAAATTATCAATAAAACCCAACAGGATTTTGCAAATGATATTGACATCAGCAAATACCAGCTCAATCATTATTGTCACAACAGGCGGGAACCAAACGATAGTATAATGATCCGATTAGAAATTCATTCTAACAATGCTATACCTGCCGTAAGCTGGCTTAAGGTAGTTGAAAAACAAAAAGAACATTGGCTAAATACCAATCAGTTGCTCCGAAAATCTGAAACCAAACATGTTAGCAATAGGCTACAAGTTATCCTCTAA